The window TATGGAAAGTAATTTTTGAATAAGTTACATGACAGTGTATTTCATTTAGTCAAGACAGATGACATTAAGGCAATGAACCAGAGTACAGTCAAACAAACCCCTCCAACATGATCAACATCACCATTGCAAAATATGATTCTGTATCTATTATGCGAGATATTATACAATATGTAAATAAGTTAAATATTTGAAAGATATTATTCATACATCTGGTATTATACAATGCCAGAAAAGACCATGTATTAAGTTATTTCAATAAGTACCGTACTTGCAGGGAATGCATTTGCATCAAAGCAACACCAAAAGCACTGACATTTCCTATAAAGTTGATACGAATAACAAGTCCATTTCTGTGAAATCACATTGGTTCGTTTTTTCTTTGAGTAAATCCACGAAAAACACAAAAGTTTTGGAGTGAATTGAGCTTTGGTATATCAACCGAAAGTGATGTATACtattaaacatctgtaagaacTGTTTGATGAAAATGCATTTACAAGGCCTTTGAATACTGTTACACCAAGTAAAAAAAAGGTGACATTACATAGCCCATATCAACCTGGCttgttaaataaaacaattagaAAAAAAAATTTAAAGTACAGTTTACATAAAGCATTCGCTTCAGCCAGCCAGCGCACAGATGGAGATGTGACTGACTAACTAAAAGGTCATCTTCAATGGCACGTTCCTCAGCTCAGTCTTGTTTGTGGAAGGGCTGTATAAATAGACCAGTTAACTGCTGAGTCTGCAGGCTGGTATCTGTCATTAATTCAAGGTCCCTGCCCTCAAGAACAGCCCCACAGCTACAACCTCAGCCCCCCATAAACCATGAGGGACAGTTCCAACAGCTCTCAGTAGGGGGTGCTCACAGATCAGTTTCTGTGACTTCCATGACCCACACACAGACTGGGCTGGAAGTGGCAACAAAAGACTGGTTCCCGTTTGTCCCTCACAACTGTGTCAGAGTGATTCTGGAGGGAGGACCGGTCCAGTCAAGTCCGGTCCAGGTTCAGGAGATTGAGCAGATGGTGCTGCTGCCCTGGTTCTTCATGGCTTCTCTCTTCTTCAGCTCTCTGGTGATCCTCCTCCTGATGCCCTCCAGGTACAGACTCCTGTCAAACTGGCCTGCTCCCAGAGGAATACTGggaaacacaccagacagagaacaACAAATAAAAGTCAGGATTAACAAACTGTTCTAGATAAACTCAGATTTTCATTGACTGCACTTTTGGACacctattactactactaattgTACTACAGTGTACATGAGGTGTAAAAAAGCTTGCTGCTGGAACAGCTGAGAGGAAGGGGTGGGACTTACTTGTCTCTCCCGGGACGCAGTTTGACCTGGAACATGGCGATGACAGGCCGGTGGTCTGACGTCTTTATCGTTGAACAGCTGGTGTACTTTATCACTTTGATGTCATCCACCTGCCTGTTCCTGAACAGTATTCTGTCCTATAGCACACAGAGGAACAGTAAAATATAAATGTTAGTTTGTGTGTTTAAAACAAACCATCATAAAAAAAAAAGAGGCTTGCTTGAACGAATGGCACAGGATATGACTGATGCTGACACATACTGTGTATGAGGGAGTTCTCTGCTTGGAGGTGGTGTCGTACATGTCACAGCCGACATCATATTTGTAGGTAGGGAAGAACTGAATTGGTGCTTCCTGGAAGCCTTTAAAGATGGAACCTAGAACAGAGCATAATACATTTGTATTATATTTTGAAATATCTGTCACAGTGAGCGTGGTAACAATACATTTTGAGATATCATTCACAATCTAATACATGTAATATTTGCCTAAACCTGTCTGGTTATTCGTGTTAATATTGTTTTGTTCCATGTAGACATACCATCCTTCATTTCCTTGGAGAGTTGGTCATGGTGGAGCAGAGGGCCCATGTCCACACCCGGGTTCTGGTTTAGAATGGCCTCTACCCCCACACGATCTTTACTCAGACGGAAGTTAAAGTCCCCAAACCAGAAAACCTCATCAAACCGTGTTGTCACATCCGCTGAAAGATATGAAACAGAAATGATAAGTACATTTACACTGGTGTTTTTATTCACTTACATGAAGGAAATACCATCATTTCTCATCACACAATAAGCATGCTCTTCTAGATGTAACAGCAATACTGCAATGAACAACCATTGTCTTGAGGAGTACTTACAGGATGTGGAGCGGTAAGGGTTGGTGTCTGGAAGACCATTAGGAAGAGCAAGTGCTTCAATGATTTTGTTGTAGTCCAGAATCCTCTCGTACACTTTGGAATCTCCAGCTAGAAAACAAGGACATTAAATGACctagggtgtattcattacgtctTGCAATGGAAACCGTTTATATTTTAAAAACCAAACAGAAGTAAACAGAGCAAACAGAATGAAACTGGGAGGGACCTAccagaatttgtccaataaaaacttgttttagttgcaaaacattttccatttggagtaaacgggttctgttgcaaaacgtttagcAACAGACTAAACATTGgcataatgaatacacccctagtTAGGAGCGAGACTGTATCCAAAggctttccacttcctgtttacatTCACGTCATGTATTGACATCACTTCCTGAACAACAGACGTGTCACTCACAGGTAAAATGGGAGGTGATGAAGAGGAAGGAAGTGCCAAAGAAGGTGAAGCCGATCCCCACAGCTCCTTTGGTTTTGATCTGAGACATGATGCGTGTTGTGACCGTGGCATGCTCCACTTCTGTTAGGAGATCCGATAATTACAGGGTACAGAGAGGGACCAAATCACATAATGTACTGTACACAAAATATTCAGTAGGTAGCCAGAGATCACCTTATAACATTGCCTCTCTTACAACATTTCAATAAGGGACAACATTCTGAGATTTGTTGATGGTAAAGGACTGATTTATTTTCCTCTGAAAATGTCgtgagccatttgggacagaccTGAGCAGAACCAAATGAGGTCCCTCCTGACAAACACAGTGAGGTAGAGAACCCCGTGGGAGGCTGCGTAGAGCATGACGTAGTACGGCCCCAGAGTCTCCTGAAGACGGATCTCCCATTCCCTCctgtgacacagacacacatcagcaTAGAGTACTGAAGACTTCATTGATATAATTTTTTTTGCACTCATACAGAGTCATCTCATACCGGTCTGGACATCCCTCCTGGACTCCGATGATGTAAAAGTCTTGAGCAAATTCAGAGTCCGTCGGGAGCAACAGATCGTCTAGGTTGTTTGGAAGTCCCTGAAAAGCATATGGAAGCGGTCATTTTCCTTCATAACAGAATACCAGGACACACGTTATCAAAGAGTGAGTGTAGAATGTGTAGAAACATACGTTCATGCTCTAGGCCTAATGGCTAAACAGTAGGAGCGGCCCCACCTTTTCTCCCTGCATGTTCCATGTGGCTATGTAGATGCCAACTCTCCTCTCTGGGAAGTAGCGGTCCAGCTCCTCAGCCCCCAGCAGGGCACCACTACCCAGCACACTGCCCTCCAGAAAACTCCTGGAACACAATGATGAAATGAACACTTAGGCTAATAACGGGAGGTATAGATACAGTTTTTTCCTGATTGGAAATATTATTGGCTACTTTGAACCAAACCCATTTAAAATGTCTGGTAAACTGCATTATAAAATGTCAgtaccatgcacacacacacaatttaaagAAGGCTGCATATTATTGGCGCTGAATCACATTTCAAAACATAGGCTAGGCTTCTTCCATAGCTGATATCGCACTGAAACATTTCAGATAAATCCCCCGATTCCTTTAACAGCTCCTTGCTGAGGCATGATGTGTGTAGCGTACTGAGACCCATCTTTGCTCCCTGAATGGTGGCAAAAGCTATGCTGATTCACTTGACACTTTCCTCTATCTGAATGAGCACTTACATAGCATAAGCCTCTGAGGCCTTCATTAAAGTATAGCTGACACCAGTGTTGCGAGATCACACATCAATGCTAATGCTCTAACTGCAGATGTGCCATGGTAATAATTAGCCTTAGCCTGCAGCATAGTCTTCTTGGTTACGATTCAAAGCTGATGGTGACTGTGAGACTGTTCACAGTAGGTTACAATAGCTCAAATGCCGGTCTGTATTTCATGCAGAATACAGGCATATTTAACTCAAGGCCCACATCAATTCTTATCATGGGATGTCATGTGCCACATCACAGGAAGTGCATTACGTTATCAATGCAATGGAATATCACCGAAGCCTGGCTATCTTCATTTTAGAGGTGCATCAAACATTCAAAGGATACTATATACACTGTATTTAGATACAGAATGTTAATCTAATCTAGCATCAAAGCCATGAAGACTTCTAATAGCACTCTGATACCAGTATGAGTCAATGATCCAATACAGGTAGAGAAGGCTCCTGCAGTAGGTATCTGGTCAGTAATCTGGAGAGGATATCCTGAATGAGAGTATTGTGGAAATACCTGTTCCTGACATCCCTGGGTCTGATGGGGTTCAACACGCTGAAGGTGGACTTCATGGAGTTGACAGAGATGTTGTCCGACACCATGTTATCCAGAAGCCGGCTGTCGCTCAGGTTCCTGTGCAGTTGCAGCTTCTCCGGCCCAGCTCTCCCCGGCACAATGCCATAATCCACGCAATCCCTGTCAATCCGATTAGCCGTCCTTAAGGATGCGGAAGCCAAGCTCTGATCCAGAGCAGGAAATGGACCCGAGGGCTGTAAGGGAGAGAGGCGTACCTTGGAGGACCTCACCCGCTGCTCTGCAGGGTCACTGTGGTGGTCGTGGGGCCCCCGCTCGTACTCTGAAAGGCTCTTGCCCCT is drawn from Salvelinus fontinalis isolate EN_2023a chromosome 4, ASM2944872v1, whole genome shotgun sequence and contains these coding sequences:
- the LOC129853304 gene encoding phosphatidylinositol polyphosphate 5-phosphatase type IV-like, which produces MRMTENGEDSSPSQPVGGVLPGGVPGGKDPGGVSGDNRPVNPTTEDNKTTKLLNNTMKFPQDVQDQSSKTSPYQPRPPLLPKPPALSKGGNSDSVEEKVRSMRLKNSQESLTDPAETGSSTESLKEDSTVTGVFTLSGAATLRNGQGSVVGPQSAPSGSPVFRARGKSLSEYERGPHDHHSDPAEQRVRSSKVRLSPLQPSGPFPALDQSLASASLRTANRIDRDCVDYGIVPGRAGPEKLQLHRNLSDSRLLDNMVSDNISVNSMKSTFSVLNPIRPRDVRNRSFLEGSVLGSGALLGAEELDRYFPERRVGIYIATWNMQGEKGLPNNLDDLLLPTDSEFAQDFYIIGVQEGCPDRREWEIRLQETLGPYYVMLYAASHGVLYLTVFVRRDLIWFCSEVEHATVTTRIMSQIKTKGAVGIGFTFFGTSFLFITSHFTSGDSKVYERILDYNKIIEALALPNGLPDTNPYRSTSSDVTTRFDEVFWFGDFNFRLSKDRVGVEAILNQNPGVDMGPLLHHDQLSKEMKDGSIFKGFQEAPIQFFPTYKYDVGCDMYDTTSKQRTPSYTDRILFRNRQVDDIKVIKYTSCSTIKTSDHRPVIAMFQVKLRPGRDNIPLGAGQFDRSLYLEGIRRRITRELKKREAMKNQGSSTICSIS